From Methanococcus maripaludis, the proteins below share one genomic window:
- a CDS encoding tyrosine-type recombinase/integrase, with protein sequence MDDFDLDELNNLKDSKKLKKVNNEEDFKKQMDFYKNERIRMGIKEYTIKQDCYRVNFFFKWLKEMGFTQNNLNITTFELFFDYMRKKRKISNNTQNKIMISLKKYFEIINNPCMDEFLKKYERSFYKAVEKKETDFIEPSDVKIMCDYFEEKKEKSAFRCLVFLRVLFETAGRFGEVLKIRIRDIDFEKGIILLRETKTSIPRKVAVSKEAKDGEIDTLTYLKFFSKGKSGDDCLFPSEDDVKKPMSKNAFYRHYVKAVRYLKDQNPKLKNKHITVHTLRHSRIVDLLRQKHEIVLVKEYAGHENIETTMIYAHALQRMNETLPMFQENIYK encoded by the coding sequence ATGGACGATTTTGATCTCGATGAACTGAACAACTTAAAGGACTCGAAAAAATTAAAAAAAGTAAACAATGAAGAAGATTTTAAAAAACAAATGGATTTTTATAAAAATGAACGGATAAGAATGGGTATTAAGGAATATACAATCAAACAAGACTGTTACCGAGTTAATTTTTTCTTCAAATGGTTAAAAGAAATGGGTTTTACTCAAAATAACCTTAACATAACGACTTTTGAATTATTTTTCGATTATATGAGGAAGAAAAGAAAAATCTCAAACAATACACAAAATAAAATCATGATTTCCTTAAAAAAATATTTCGAAATAATTAACAATCCTTGTATGGACGAGTTTTTGAAAAAATATGAGAGGTCATTTTACAAAGCTGTTGAGAAAAAAGAAACCGATTTCATCGAACCAAGCGATGTGAAAATCATGTGTGATTATTTTGAAGAGAAAAAAGAAAAATCAGCTTTTCGATGCTTAGTTTTTCTAAGGGTGCTTTTTGAAACAGCTGGAAGATTTGGAGAAGTGTTGAAAATTAGAATTAGGGATATAGACTTTGAAAAAGGGATTATTCTCTTAAGAGAAACAAAAACGAGCATTCCAAGAAAAGTAGCAGTGTCAAAAGAAGCTAAAGATGGGGAGATTGACACATTAACATATTTAAAATTCTTTTCAAAGGGAAAAAGCGGTGATGATTGCCTTTTTCCTTCGGAAGATGATGTTAAAAAACCAATGTCAAAAAACGCTTTCTATCGGCATTATGTGAAGGCGGTTCGATACTTGAAAGATCAAAACCCAAAATTGAAAAATAAACACATCACGGTACACACATTACGACACTCCAGAATTGTTGATCTTCTAAGACAGAAACACGAGATAGTTCTCGTGAAAGAATACGCCGGACACGAGAACATTGAAACAACTATGATTTATGCTCACGCCTTACAGCGTATGAACGAAACTCTACCCATGTTTCAAGAAAATATCTACAAATAA
- a CDS encoding PadR family transcriptional regulator produces the protein MDVQFKKGVLELCVLTLLNKRDYYGYELINEISKSISISEGTIYPLLRRLKADGLLTTYLMESSSGPPRKYYKLTEKGKEVRESQAEEWIEFSKKVNELINSGVKDE, from the coding sequence ATGGATGTCCAATTTAAAAAAGGAGTTTTAGAGCTCTGTGTACTCACCCTGCTTAATAAACGGGATTATTACGGGTACGAGCTAATAAATGAAATTTCAAAAAGTATCTCGATATCTGAAGGTACCATATATCCATTATTAAGGCGTTTAAAGGCAGACGGGCTTTTAACCACGTATTTAATGGAATCGAGCAGTGGGCCACCACGAAAATATTATAAACTTACTGAAAAGGGCAAGGAAGTTAGAGAAAGTCAGGCTGAAGAATGGATAGAATTTTCAAAAAAAGTAAATGAGCTGATTAATTCCGGTGTTAAAGATGAATAA
- a CDS encoding primase-helicase family protein: MINVQSETSKMENKNSNIFTYTNINNLRLNFLKKLFQKQFEEIDGEKYFEIRLLNQNGKPKFFKVENLEDFENIDFEEFKKENESYNIYFSQNLRKKESGKAENTYDCYSYVVLDFDFNLKEKNNNKALEFCKNKYKSIKKELGMVPSFSVFTGHGLHLYFTLEKNTNFENIKKIKNIVENLKNPNLKGIDSKVYSPSQILRLPYFNNIKNPKEVKKSIILEENDIEYDFEELKENLEKLTPKTSKKEFKTIETQEKEIKRDIFFETFLKNEELKKEIAEKDGIQKNDILFKNLAFYVKNFLDLEELAYEFVEECGHSTKEFEGWLRKDSKEVNYREIRNWVDYHHISELKNLIEKQLKDKCEFFDNYSIAYVYGRKNDFRYLVFDEKTKTGASHKKNQLVDFFKGESTKLGYKLVDLLNIPQINEENDKPYTKSQLNRMIFDKLEEKFEDENFLTNVYDEGYEPSDKRFFEYLGNKYINTYRAGKFENYFEPKEKYNFKYIEKLLRHITGDDDDCYKYFNKWLSYILKNPTDKLPTSLIFKGTQGIGKGRLREWILNNIFGEQNIDQIEEDMINNKWGDYVKNNRFVIVNEIKIDKNDKKSSKKIKTYSTDKDISIQQKNKPLEKIKNYSHWIFFSDQDNPMNLEKKDRRHTVFNQDDKIPYEIVEKLSPERNKGYLEQELKEYVSYLRTLNPTHMEVSNPMMTKAKKDLFKENEKEIFEAINYDIFNLCGKTIDSLANALKKREKNIIEYIVGKLNNNGLYLREKNYKIELWITKEGLGKLDNFTKLEQINERNSLSKIAKRQDYKYSTIRSKDDVIPFENPKKAMEIEIWDFQNS; encoded by the coding sequence ATGATTAATGTACAATCAGAAACCTCAAAAATGGAAAATAAAAACAGTAATATATTTACATATACTAATATAAATAATTTACGGTTAAATTTCCTAAAAAAACTTTTTCAAAAGCAGTTTGAAGAAATTGATGGAGAAAAATACTTCGAAATTCGTTTGTTGAATCAAAATGGAAAACCAAAGTTTTTCAAAGTTGAAAATTTAGAAGATTTTGAAAATATTGATTTTGAAGAATTTAAAAAAGAAAATGAAAGTTACAATATTTATTTTTCTCAAAATTTGAGAAAAAAAGAAAGTGGAAAGGCTGAAAATACCTATGACTGTTACTCGTATGTGGTTTTGGACTTCGATTTCAATTTAAAGGAAAAAAATAATAATAAAGCTTTAGAATTTTGTAAAAATAAATACAAATCGATAAAAAAAGAATTGGGAATGGTTCCTTCGTTTTCTGTATTCACTGGACACGGACTTCATTTATATTTTACTTTAGAAAAAAATACAAATTTTGAAAATATTAAAAAAATAAAAAATATTGTTGAAAATTTAAAAAATCCAAATTTAAAAGGAATTGATAGTAAGGTGTATTCTCCAAGTCAGATATTGAGATTACCGTACTTTAATAACATTAAAAATCCAAAAGAAGTTAAAAAATCGATAATTTTAGAAGAAAATGATATTGAATATGATTTTGAAGAATTAAAAGAAAATTTGGAAAAATTAACTCCAAAAACTTCTAAAAAAGAATTTAAAACTATTGAAACACAAGAAAAAGAAATTAAAAGAGATATTTTCTTTGAAACTTTTCTAAAAAATGAAGAATTAAAAAAAGAAATTGCAGAAAAAGACGGAATTCAAAAGAATGATATTTTATTTAAAAACTTGGCGTTTTATGTTAAGAATTTTCTTGATTTAGAAGAACTTGCTTATGAATTCGTTGAAGAATGTGGACATTCAACAAAAGAATTTGAGGGATGGCTCAGAAAAGACTCAAAAGAAGTAAATTATAGAGAAATTAGAAATTGGGTTGATTATCACCACATTAGTGAATTGAAAAATCTAATAGAAAAACAATTGAAAGATAAATGTGAATTTTTTGATAATTATAGTATTGCTTATGTTTACGGTCGAAAAAATGATTTCAGATACTTAGTTTTTGATGAAAAAACTAAAACAGGGGCATCACATAAGAAAAACCAATTAGTTGATTTTTTCAAGGGCGAATCTACTAAATTGGGATATAAATTAGTTGATTTATTAAACATCCCCCAAATTAATGAAGAAAATGATAAACCGTACACTAAATCGCAATTAAATAGAATGATCTTTGATAAACTTGAAGAAAAATTTGAAGATGAGAATTTCTTGACAAATGTCTATGATGAAGGCTATGAACCTTCCGATAAACGTTTTTTCGAGTATCTTGGAAACAAATACATTAATACTTACCGAGCAGGAAAATTTGAAAATTATTTTGAACCAAAAGAAAAATATAATTTTAAATATATTGAAAAATTATTAAGACATATTACTGGTGATGATGATGATTGTTATAAATATTTTAATAAATGGTTATCATATATTTTAAAAAATCCTACTGATAAATTACCAACATCTTTGATTTTTAAAGGAACGCAAGGTATTGGGAAAGGTCGTTTAAGGGAATGGATTTTAAATAATATTTTTGGAGAACAAAATATAGATCAGATTGAAGAAGATATGATAAATAATAAATGGGGCGATTACGTCAAAAATAATAGATTTGTGATCGTAAATGAAATAAAAATCGATAAAAATGATAAAAAATCATCTAAAAAAATTAAAACTTATTCTACAGATAAAGATATCTCGATACAGCAGAAAAATAAACCTTTAGAGAAAATTAAAAATTATTCACATTGGATTTTCTTTTCAGATCAAGATAACCCCATGAATTTAGAAAAAAAAGATAGAAGACACACAGTTTTCAATCAAGACGATAAGATACCATATGAAATTGTTGAAAAACTCTCACCAGAGCGAAATAAAGGATATTTGGAACAAGAATTGAAAGAATACGTTTCTTATTTGAGAACTTTGAATCCTACTCATATGGAAGTGTCTAATCCGATGATGACTAAAGCGAAAAAAGATCTATTTAAAGAAAATGAAAAAGAAATCTTTGAAGCAATTAATTATGATATTTTCAATTTATGCGGAAAAACAATTGATTCCCTTGCTAATGCGTTAAAAAAACGAGAAAAAAATATAATAGAATATATCGTTGGAAAATTGAATAATAATGGTTTATATTTAAGAGAAAAAAATTATAAAATTGAATTGTGGATCACAAAAGAAGGATTGGGAAAGTTGGATAACTTCACCAAATTGGAACAGATTAATGAAAGAAATTCACTTTCAAAAATTGCGAAAAGACAAGATTATAAATATAGCACAATCCGTTCTAAGGATGATGTAATACCCTTTGAAAATCCAAAAAAAGCTATGGAAATTGAAATTTGGGATTTTCAGAATTCCTAA
- a CDS encoding MerR family transcriptional regulator translates to MHGIAQVYNLMNEVFKNNELYSSKEVCETLKISIRTLRNWTKFGKIEYLEFNGIHRFLGKNLNEIAVKRNCFIKNGEVDD, encoded by the coding sequence GTGCATGGAATTGCACAGGTGTATAATTTAATGAACGAAGTTTTTAAAAATAACGAATTATATTCGTCAAAAGAAGTGTGTGAAACATTAAAAATTAGTATAAGAACCTTACGAAATTGGACTAAATTCGGAAAAATTGAATATCTTGAATTTAATGGAATTCATCGATTTCTTGGAAAAAATTTGAATGAAATTGCTGTAAAAAGAAACTGTTTTATCAAAAACGGTGAGGTAGATGATTAA